One window of Maridesulfovibrio frigidus DSM 17176 genomic DNA carries:
- a CDS encoding efflux RND transporter periplasmic adaptor subunit yields the protein MVFVNRVSRLIFFSVLILIAVIVSPVALQAQDTTTPEIVVQGFTEAYYDIEIGLPEAGRISGIKVKEGQLVKQGDVLLFLDKELQELEVSQSSLKLKSRDELKFAEKRKELLLRLAESAESLYKDGAASREDFETKQLEFAQAASEAARLKMSKKLEKIELDLAHEKLRRRILHAPVAGVVATISKAPGESVQAQEPLIRLVEADRGRFVGSAEESVGKLFSVATDACLSFTGTGMDAIPAKVTFLSPTIDTASGFMEIKAEFDNSEAMARLGGSAELFIMKEGNSDCRNSR from the coding sequence ATGGTTTTTGTAAATAGAGTATCACGGCTAATCTTTTTCTCTGTTCTCATATTGATTGCCGTTATTGTCAGTCCTGTTGCTTTACAAGCACAAGATACGACAACTCCAGAAATCGTAGTTCAAGGGTTCACGGAAGCATACTACGATATAGAGATAGGGTTGCCTGAAGCTGGAAGGATATCTGGTATAAAGGTTAAGGAGGGGCAGTTGGTTAAACAAGGAGATGTTCTTCTTTTTCTTGATAAGGAACTTCAAGAATTGGAAGTTTCTCAGAGTAGTTTGAAGCTTAAGTCCAGAGATGAATTGAAATTTGCTGAAAAACGCAAAGAGCTTTTGCTTCGGTTAGCTGAATCTGCTGAAAGCCTTTATAAAGATGGGGCTGCCAGCCGGGAAGACTTCGAGACTAAGCAGCTCGAATTTGCACAAGCTGCATCAGAAGCAGCAAGACTTAAAATGAGCAAGAAGCTTGAAAAAATTGAACTTGATCTGGCCCATGAAAAGCTTAGGCGTAGAATTTTACATGCTCCGGTTGCCGGAGTTGTTGCAACAATTTCTAAAGCTCCCGGTGAAAGTGTTCAGGCACAAGAGCCGCTTATCAGGCTGGTCGAAGCTGATAGAGGGCGCTTTGTAGGTAGTGCAGAAGAGTCTGTCGGAAAGTTGTTTAGCGTTGCTACGGACGCTTGTCTTTCTTTCACTGGAACTGGCATGGATGCTATTCCGGCAAAGGTGACGTTTCTTTCACCGACGATCGATACCGCTTCCGGTTTTATGGAAATCAAGGCGGAGTTTGACAATTCAGAAGCTATGGCCCGTTTGGGTGGTAGTGCAGAGCTTTTTATAATGAAAGAAGGCAACAGCGATTGCCGTAATTCTCGTTAA
- a CDS encoding TolC family protein produces MRFFYKLVMVFVFAAALSVTGSPLFGFEALAQKVPASNVGSPSSGIVALSEVEFLTAVSRENESIRRQTLEMLIAKEGIENAWGLFEPMLEMSFAREYEREQNDADQAAIRSNESIYQRNDNVGSMGVSSLLPTGTSVELVHELRDPSTSLQDSDQYGRQREVKVGVAVSQPLLKNFGTNVNLTKVRIAESEHKIAELHLDRARLIAVFKAGQSYYDMLLAQTKLTLEAEMLALAREIAGIVSKQVQEGRVPTSAIFRSESSLARRKARYHFAEKAVRRSASNIRQMLVGTSLATNSAIRVSNLLPELDLAGVYSEMSRKEVLENRPDYLAAKLELDLEGERVEYADNQNFWDVSLDGEYGQTGMGRNWDDAYDKLGSGFEYWTVGATISVPLGGGVSEESALEAAKRREDQASLSLTNLSGIIVDELETSRKEVGTAYDEAKGLARVVDFQRKVLEDGYKLFKQGRIARSDLIVQEQEFIESELIMAEKLVEFKKAILTLWLAEGRLCTACKISEGA; encoded by the coding sequence ATGCGTTTTTTTTATAAGCTTGTAATGGTTTTTGTTTTTGCGGCAGCTTTATCCGTGACTGGTTCGCCTTTGTTTGGTTTTGAGGCTCTAGCGCAAAAGGTACCAGCGTCGAATGTTGGCAGTCCTTCTAGCGGCATAGTTGCCCTCTCAGAAGTTGAGTTTTTGACTGCTGTTTCTCGCGAGAATGAGTCTATTCGCAGGCAAACTTTAGAAATGCTTATTGCTAAGGAAGGCATCGAAAATGCGTGGGGATTGTTTGAACCTATGCTCGAAATGTCTTTTGCACGTGAATACGAACGCGAGCAGAATGATGCTGATCAGGCTGCAATCCGCTCTAATGAATCTATTTATCAAAGGAATGATAACGTTGGTTCTATGGGCGTTTCTAGTTTGTTGCCCACAGGGACTTCTGTTGAATTGGTGCACGAGCTTAGAGACCCCTCAACCAGTTTGCAGGATAGTGATCAGTATGGTCGTCAGAGAGAGGTTAAAGTCGGCGTTGCTGTGTCTCAGCCGTTGCTTAAAAATTTTGGAACAAATGTTAATCTTACTAAAGTTCGAATCGCGGAAAGTGAACATAAGATTGCTGAACTTCATTTGGATCGCGCTAGATTGATAGCCGTGTTTAAGGCCGGGCAAAGTTATTATGATATGTTGTTGGCTCAAACTAAACTAACTTTGGAAGCTGAAATGCTTGCTTTAGCTCGCGAAATTGCAGGTATCGTGAGTAAGCAGGTTCAGGAGGGGCGAGTTCCTACTTCTGCAATTTTCCGTTCTGAATCGAGTCTTGCGAGGCGTAAGGCTAGATACCATTTTGCAGAAAAAGCGGTCCGCCGTTCTGCATCCAATATCCGTCAAATGTTAGTAGGCACAAGCCTGGCTACAAATTCTGCCATACGAGTTTCTAATCTTCTTCCAGAACTGGACCTTGCCGGGGTTTATAGTGAAATGAGCCGAAAGGAAGTTTTGGAAAATCGCCCGGATTATCTTGCTGCTAAGTTGGAACTTGATCTCGAAGGCGAGCGTGTAGAGTATGCAGATAACCAGAATTTTTGGGATGTAAGTTTAGACGGTGAATATGGTCAGACAGGTATGGGCCGCAATTGGGATGACGCCTATGACAAGCTTGGTAGTGGCTTTGAATATTGGACTGTAGGAGCTACAATCAGTGTTCCTCTTGGTGGTGGAGTTTCCGAAGAGAGCGCGCTTGAAGCTGCGAAAAGGCGAGAAGATCAAGCCTCTTTGTCTTTAACTAACCTTAGCGGCATAATTGTCGACGAGCTTGAAACATCCCGCAAAGAAGTCGGTACAGCTTATGATGAAGCAAAAGGGTTGGCCCGTGTTGTCGATTTTCAGAGAAAAGTTCTTGAAGACGGATATAAACTTTTCAAACAGGGCCGTATTGCCCGTTCAGATCTTATTGTTCAGGAACAGGAATTTATCGAATCTGAGCTGATTATGGCAGAGAAGTTAGTTGAATTTAAAAAAGCTATACTGACACTTTGGCTCGCCGAAGGAAGACTCTGTACCGCATGTAAGATCTCAGAAGGGGCATAG
- a CDS encoding ATP-binding protein yields the protein MNIIDLRTLLLSYGLISAVSGLAVIFLGFKSRERLATLWWGGGCIVLGTGSLLVALRGYIPTIVSMFFANFLVFAGTVCIWAGMRVFMKRKQVLGRLLLCIMLPSTGLYYYSMVDPSLYMRCFFVFGAMTFYELMMALELFRGARSIHKIFGSVFALLGGVYLFWLIALTSYLSSSDLMSETVMFPILYLSSIIFQILFISCLVMLMADRMNETLQVAKDSAETASKAKSDFLATMSHEIRTPICTVMGLSDLNLDSECRGGRDEDLQTIHSASNVLLSLIDDVLDYSKIEAGEVLLNSSVFYLDEVLDQVMDITAGAGISKGLDISFVVDSDVPPCLVGDSNRVRQILINILINAVKFTPTGMICLSVSMIKDEFHDFVLKFSIRDTGIGITVENQEKIFESFIQVDGSTTRNYGGVGLGLAICSKLVTLMEGGFKVRSAPGSGSEFIVTLPFRLGSDDDSSIKQWEGCEALLFVGRELAAQQMKNILELFGFKVVEKSNLEDLRTYLNSLGSSFPELAVIDASENCGVSIDFVKELEMCGCKSKLIFYPKPLGATEFISESVPVLVQPLTIRKLFLTVADVLKLDKSLIPRRFLGMRGALYDIPVQLPVLLVEDSDINRSVLSRMISSLNIVVETARDGSEAVEKVRNGNFSLVFMDIQMPVMSGFEAAEIILEELGDEAPVIVALSADKTTSTFKRAQDIGFADFLGKPVTLKVLRSTLSRFLGVKKENSTTIKSDFVARIHELGIVGINAEAAEKDYFGDIDFYFRQLTAYSVRVETFITELKGLLENSDFEKIKVILHSVRGTAALLKFDSLRGKFEDLEGVLYGEDHTQVGSVAAVVVFSCADFVKAIASIQDL from the coding sequence ATGAATATCATTGATCTAAGAACTTTATTACTAAGTTATGGTTTGATTAGTGCTGTCAGTGGTTTGGCGGTTATTTTTCTTGGCTTTAAAAGTAGAGAAAGGCTGGCCACTCTCTGGTGGGGGGGCGGTTGCATTGTCCTTGGAACTGGAAGTCTTTTAGTTGCCCTTAGGGGGTATATCCCTACCATTGTTTCAATGTTTTTTGCAAATTTTCTCGTTTTTGCGGGTACTGTATGTATTTGGGCAGGAATGCGCGTTTTTATGAAGCGTAAGCAGGTACTTGGAAGACTTTTATTATGCATTATGCTTCCTTCTACAGGTCTTTATTATTATTCAATGGTCGACCCTAGTTTATATATGCGTTGTTTTTTTGTATTTGGAGCAATGACTTTTTACGAGTTAATGATGGCTTTAGAACTTTTCCGTGGAGCCCGTTCTATTCATAAAATTTTTGGAAGTGTTTTTGCCCTGCTGGGTGGGGTCTATTTGTTTTGGCTGATTGCGCTAACTTCATATTTAAGCAGCTCAGACCTTATGAGCGAAACGGTTATGTTCCCTATTCTGTACCTTTCCTCAATTATTTTTCAAATTCTTTTTATATCTTGCTTAGTCATGCTCATGGCAGACCGTATGAATGAAACTCTTCAGGTCGCAAAGGATTCAGCTGAAACGGCAAGTAAAGCTAAGAGTGATTTCTTGGCAACCATGAGTCACGAAATTCGCACCCCGATATGTACAGTTATGGGTCTCTCTGATTTGAATCTTGATTCTGAATGCAGGGGAGGTCGAGATGAGGACTTGCAAACCATTCATTCCGCATCAAATGTTCTTTTAAGCCTCATTGATGATGTTCTAGATTATTCAAAAATTGAAGCTGGCGAAGTGCTTTTAAACAGTTCTGTTTTTTATCTTGATGAAGTTTTAGACCAGGTTATGGATATAACTGCGGGGGCAGGTATTTCCAAAGGGTTAGACATCTCTTTCGTTGTAGACTCAGATGTTCCACCCTGTTTGGTCGGAGACAGTAACAGGGTGCGCCAGATTTTGATTAATATTTTAATTAATGCTGTAAAGTTTACCCCGACAGGAATGATCTGCTTGTCCGTGAGTATGATAAAAGATGAGTTTCATGATTTTGTTTTGAAATTCAGCATCAGGGATACAGGAATAGGCATTACTGTTGAAAATCAGGAAAAGATTTTTGAATCATTCATTCAGGTTGATGGCTCCACTACACGAAATTATGGAGGAGTCGGCCTTGGTTTAGCTATATGCAGTAAGCTTGTCACTCTGATGGAAGGTGGTTTTAAGGTTAGGAGTGCTCCGGGATCAGGCAGTGAGTTTATAGTTACGTTACCATTCCGATTGGGTAGTGATGATGATTCTTCTATTAAACAGTGGGAAGGATGTGAGGCTTTGCTGTTTGTTGGACGGGAATTAGCTGCACAGCAAATGAAAAACATTTTGGAATTATTTGGATTCAAGGTCGTAGAAAAGTCAAATCTTGAAGATTTGAGAACGTATTTGAACAGTCTAGGGAGTTCTTTTCCGGAACTCGCTGTAATTGATGCAAGTGAAAATTGTGGTGTAAGTATAGACTTTGTAAAAGAACTTGAAATGTGTGGTTGTAAATCTAAGCTGATTTTTTATCCAAAACCTCTTGGAGCAACAGAGTTTATATCTGAGTCCGTCCCCGTACTTGTACAGCCTCTTACTATCCGTAAATTGTTTTTGACTGTTGCCGATGTTTTAAAGCTGGATAAGAGTCTGATACCACGGAGATTTCTTGGAATGAGAGGAGCTTTGTATGATATCCCTGTACAATTGCCGGTCCTTTTAGTTGAGGATTCCGATATTAATCGAAGTGTTCTCTCCAGAATGATTTCTTCATTGAATATAGTCGTTGAGACCGCACGTGATGGTTCTGAGGCTGTTGAAAAAGTTAGGAATGGTAATTTTTCGTTAGTTTTCATGGATATTCAGATGCCTGTTATGAGTGGGTTCGAAGCTGCAGAGATTATTTTAGAAGAGTTGGGTGACGAAGCACCTGTGATTGTCGCTCTTAGTGCTGATAAAACCACTTCAACCTTCAAGCGCGCTCAGGATATCGGTTTCGCTGATTTTTTGGGCAAGCCTGTTACTTTAAAAGTGTTGCGTAGTACTTTGAGCCGTTTCTTAGGGGTAAAAAAAGAAAATTCGACAACCATAAAGTCTGACTTTGTTGCAAGAATTCATGAATTGGGAATTGTCGGAATTAATGCAGAGGCAGCAGAAAAAGATTATTTTGGAGATATAGATTTTTATTTTCGGCAACTTACGGCCTACTCAGTTCGAGTGGAAACTTTTATTACAGAACTGAAAGGGCTGCTTGAAAATTCTGATTTTGAAAAAATTAAAGTTATATTGCATTCAGTGCGGGGAACAGCTGCATTACTTAAATTTGACAGTTTGCGTGGTAAATTTGAGGATTTAGAAGGGGTTTTGTATGGTGAGGATCATACTCAGGTTGGCTCTGTCGCCGCCGTAGTGGTTTTCTCATGTGCTGATTTTGTTAAGGCTATTGCATCTATTCAAGATTTATAA
- a CDS encoding sigma-54-dependent transcriptional regulator — MTKKMNVLIVEDDSIDALFFKHALTKAGYDVSVADGPAGALDALSLKNYGLLLVDLKMAEMGGIELLDIAKRYYPQVEVIIITAHASVDTAVQAMRKGASSYFVKGDPVEKLIADVGKCEKISGEDNLDASDVHSDMDYCRLKTRGAHLSRVLNLADHFAKTRENLLIVGQTGTGRKALAKHIHSKLKNRMAPFFEIDIPALSCEDCNNAHYGDVLEEAGKVYQSCGTLYLKDVGKADSGMFAEFLCNIEKNVALNSFNSPGMVISSSAINDVLVLKNRFGLDLFFNYWSLRVELPSLEDRREDIPILIPEICAFINAKLGTNVEGVDYKLMKELSRVAYVDDFAGLEQLLFRLIRNAESGTLSLPHLNEVETSDVLRDKHFPVGAGEPSSLKEVRMQAEAEFIKIILSRTGGNKKSAAIALGVSSRQLYNMLKKYGLN, encoded by the coding sequence ATGACTAAAAAAATGAACGTACTTATTGTGGAAGATGATTCCATTGATGCTCTTTTCTTTAAGCATGCGCTTACAAAAGCAGGGTATGACGTTTCGGTCGCAGATGGCCCTGCTGGTGCTTTGGACGCTTTGTCTTTAAAAAATTATGGGCTTCTACTTGTTGATTTAAAAATGGCTGAAATGGGTGGCATCGAACTGCTAGATATAGCTAAAAGATATTATCCACAGGTTGAAGTTATCATTATTACAGCCCATGCATCCGTTGATACAGCGGTTCAAGCTATGCGCAAAGGTGCTAGCTCCTATTTTGTGAAAGGTGATCCTGTAGAGAAGCTTATTGCTGATGTGGGCAAATGCGAGAAAATAAGTGGTGAAGACAATCTAGATGCTAGTGATGTTCACTCCGACATGGATTATTGTAGGTTAAAAACTCGAGGCGCTCATTTATCAAGAGTGCTTAACCTTGCAGATCACTTTGCGAAAACTCGAGAGAACCTTTTGATAGTCGGTCAGACTGGAACTGGTCGAAAGGCTCTTGCAAAGCATATTCATTCAAAACTTAAAAACCGTATGGCTCCTTTTTTTGAAATTGATATTCCTGCCCTAAGTTGTGAAGATTGCAATAATGCACATTATGGGGATGTATTGGAAGAAGCTGGTAAGGTTTATCAGAGTTGCGGAACACTTTATTTAAAAGATGTAGGTAAAGCTGATTCTGGTATGTTCGCTGAATTTCTGTGTAATATTGAAAAGAATGTTGCTTTAAATAGTTTCAATTCTCCCGGCATGGTTATTTCTTCTTCTGCCATAAACGATGTGCTGGTTTTAAAAAATAGGTTTGGTTTAGATTTATTTTTTAATTATTGGTCGCTAAGGGTTGAGCTGCCAAGTCTGGAAGATAGGCGTGAGGATATTCCTATACTAATTCCTGAAATTTGCGCTTTTATTAATGCAAAGTTGGGAACAAATGTCGAAGGTGTTGATTATAAATTAATGAAAGAGCTCTCACGTGTTGCTTATGTTGATGACTTTGCAGGTTTGGAGCAACTTTTATTCAGGCTTATTCGCAACGCAGAAAGTGGAACTCTTTCTCTCCCTCACCTTAACGAAGTGGAAACCTCTGATGTTTTGCGAGATAAACATTTTCCAGTGGGAGCGGGGGAACCTTCTTCTCTGAAGGAAGTCCGTATGCAAGCTGAAGCTGAATTTATCAAGATAATACTCAGTCGGACTGGCGGCAATAAAAAGAGTGCTGCGATTGCTCTTGGAGTCTCTTCTCGCCAGTTGTATAATATGCTTAAAAAATATGGATTGAATTGA
- a CDS encoding response regulator: MKHKILFVDDNQNLLSGIKAMLRSRRKEWACRFASNGEDAVKLIQQESFDAVVSEIHMPGMSGIDFLKIVEKLQPATIRIILSGYSEVQTILKSTTCAHQFISKPCRSKTLIETIQRLTKLRHILNNNEISTMVARLNSLPAIPDLYLKICAELEKADPSLDRVGKFVEKDPGVSATILKVVNSAFFGFYSTISSPSHAVTLLGTEAVKGLVLGVHLLNEIDLSSLAGYSVDKLWTHSLQTGDFAKTIAKLESTDKTFIGACYVAGILHDVGKLIFVTNMDSIYKPVLIEVRKMGGPISLSESNKLGVNHAAIGAYLLGLWGFHEDIVSGISDHHTPEESGEGLTVALVVHAANTLQHELSSPDSNFVFSPINLELLEKQGFSERLPEWLEACGKCINKTD; the protein is encoded by the coding sequence ATGAAACATAAAATTTTATTTGTAGACGACAATCAAAATCTGCTGAGCGGAATCAAAGCCATGCTGCGCTCTAGGAGAAAAGAGTGGGCATGCCGATTCGCATCCAACGGAGAGGATGCTGTGAAATTGATTCAGCAGGAATCATTTGATGCAGTTGTTTCCGAAATCCATATGCCTGGTATGAGTGGTATTGATTTTCTTAAAATTGTCGAAAAACTCCAACCGGCTACTATTCGTATAATTCTTTCCGGCTATTCCGAAGTTCAAACTATCCTGAAATCGACTACATGCGCGCATCAATTTATTAGCAAACCATGCCGCTCTAAAACCCTTATTGAAACAATACAGCGTTTAACTAAGTTGCGTCATATACTTAATAATAATGAAATAAGTACCATGGTTGCCCGGTTAAATTCCCTCCCCGCTATTCCAGACCTATATTTAAAAATATGTGCTGAACTGGAAAAAGCAGATCCAAGTCTAGACCGAGTAGGAAAGTTTGTAGAAAAAGATCCCGGAGTCTCAGCCACAATACTCAAGGTAGTGAATTCTGCTTTTTTTGGATTTTACAGCACAATATCCTCCCCTTCCCATGCAGTCACTCTACTAGGCACTGAAGCTGTTAAAGGACTGGTACTTGGGGTACATCTGCTGAATGAAATTGATTTATCATCTCTCGCTGGATATTCAGTTGATAAACTATGGACCCATTCCCTGCAGACTGGTGATTTTGCGAAGACTATCGCAAAGCTGGAATCAACTGACAAAACATTCATCGGAGCTTGTTATGTTGCAGGAATTCTTCATGATGTAGGTAAACTTATCTTCGTAACTAATATGGACTCCATATATAAGCCTGTTCTTATAGAAGTCCGAAAAATGGGAGGTCCAATCAGTTTAAGCGAAAGTAACAAACTCGGAGTCAACCATGCAGCAATCGGCGCTTATTTGCTGGGGTTATGGGGATTTCATGAAGATATTGTCTCGGGAATATCCGATCATCATACCCCTGAAGAATCAGGAGAAGGACTAACAGTTGCGCTTGTAGTTCACGCTGCCAATACGTTACAACACGAACTTTCATCCCCAGACTCAAACTTTGTTTTCTCACCGATAAACTTAGAATTGCTAGAAAAACAAGGTTTCAGCGAACGGTTGCCAGAGTGGCTGGAAGCATGCGGTAAATGTATTAATAAAACTGATTAA
- a CDS encoding PAS domain S-box protein, translating to MTIKELLENNEKPVIAANTNGIITSINTAFTREFGWTENDLKGKPLTAIIPKPLRDAHQLGFSAFLSTGKASILGQRLDLEIAKADGSIDLATHFIISEIVNEKHSFAAMIEPSNKE from the coding sequence ATGACGATAAAGGAACTGTTAGAAAACAACGAGAAGCCTGTTATTGCGGCTAACACAAATGGAATCATCACAAGCATCAACACCGCTTTTACTCGCGAATTCGGATGGACTGAAAATGATCTCAAAGGGAAACCACTCACCGCAATCATTCCAAAACCGCTGAGAGACGCACATCAGCTTGGCTTTTCCGCTTTCTTGTCTACAGGTAAAGCATCAATCTTAGGTCAACGTCTAGATTTAGAAATAGCAAAGGCTGATGGTTCAATCGATTTAGCAACACATTTCATTATTAGTGAAATAGTTAATGAAAAGCATTCCTTCGCTGCAATGATTGAACCCAGCAACAAGGAGTAA
- a CDS encoding PAS domain-containing sensor histidine kinase — protein MSEGQESLIIELRSIIGRLEAVLSSIDEALLWTDEDGKAKWCNDSFAKLIGLKRIFIMGKSVTDIFHLCLRGQKLPNEAHPLFLSLLHKSSQQGDFTFGPSDIPLFVKVQYLKMKETPPSTIMLVRDSSQEKELEEVRLQGAALAAAADAIVILDINGRVHWINNAFTRMTGYDFDKIYGKTLSLIKSGMQSKDFYQEMWKTILSGSSWSGELINRRKNGELYHEYQTVTPVTNSKGRVTNFIAIKNDITEKKVAQKSLENREAKLSALFNGIIDAIVTADSTGKIETVNPAAEKIFGYAPGELTDKNVRILVPPELRPDHDSYIKRYLETRIPRIIGTGREIEAVRKDGSRFPIELSITEIITDDATMFTAIVRDISERKRQEKELSLLNEKLEQRVRERTLDLENKTLELMEEVAERKRAEMQIRQSSELLRSLLDGISAAFIILNLEKRTIVEINGVAENMFGLSKNQILNKNCDLIFKAQGSPLEIVCPDSMEGESLSETYVLSANGTTLPVSRHVLPITIKERPHLALILFDITARKNLEHKLARAQKLESIGRLAAGIAHEINTPIQYIGDSVQFIKEAFDDFLKLSEIEEKIMESCRKFEDFSEIMKKRDQIAEDEDTDFIMDEIPEACTRALEGVERVATIVRAMKNFSHPGQSSKQLTDINKAITTTLTVARNEWKYAAEVDLQLGDIPMVMTLQGDINQVLLNMIVNAAHAIRDKHEPLGKKGEITIATTKEESFVEIKISDNGTGISPEILDNIFDPFFTTKKVGEGTGQGLAIVHDIIVNKHGGSIDVESKWEEGTTFIITLPLAETT, from the coding sequence ATGAGCGAAGGCCAAGAAAGCCTCATAATCGAACTTCGATCGATAATTGGTCGCCTTGAAGCAGTATTAAGTTCAATAGACGAAGCTCTGCTATGGACAGATGAAGATGGGAAAGCCAAATGGTGCAATGACAGCTTCGCTAAGCTTATAGGACTCAAGCGAATTTTCATCATGGGTAAATCCGTGACGGATATTTTTCACCTTTGCCTGAGAGGTCAGAAACTACCTAACGAAGCTCATCCTTTGTTCCTTTCTTTATTACACAAGAGCTCGCAACAAGGAGACTTTACTTTCGGCCCTAGCGACATTCCATTATTTGTAAAAGTTCAATACCTTAAGATGAAAGAAACTCCGCCAAGCACCATAATGCTGGTCAGAGATTCTTCGCAGGAAAAAGAACTGGAAGAAGTCAGACTGCAAGGAGCGGCACTTGCTGCTGCAGCTGATGCGATAGTCATTCTTGATATTAACGGCCGAGTACATTGGATAAACAATGCCTTCACCCGAATGACTGGGTACGATTTTGACAAAATTTACGGAAAGACTCTCAGCCTGATCAAATCCGGCATGCAATCAAAAGATTTCTACCAAGAAATGTGGAAAACTATACTTTCGGGTTCATCTTGGTCTGGAGAACTCATTAATCGTCGCAAAAATGGCGAACTCTACCACGAATATCAAACTGTAACCCCTGTAACTAATTCAAAAGGTAGAGTTACAAATTTTATTGCCATAAAGAATGACATTACAGAAAAAAAAGTAGCTCAAAAATCTCTCGAAAATAGAGAAGCAAAACTCTCAGCACTATTTAATGGGATAATTGATGCCATCGTTACTGCAGATTCCACAGGCAAAATCGAAACAGTTAATCCTGCTGCAGAAAAAATATTTGGGTACGCACCCGGTGAACTTACTGACAAAAATGTTCGTATTTTAGTTCCGCCAGAACTCAGGCCTGACCATGACAGCTATATAAAACGCTACCTCGAAACACGAATTCCACGTATTATTGGTACAGGACGAGAAATAGAAGCAGTACGTAAGGACGGTTCAAGGTTCCCAATCGAACTTTCAATCACCGAAATTATTACGGATGACGCAACTATGTTCACAGCCATAGTTCGCGATATTTCTGAACGGAAACGACAAGAAAAAGAGCTTTCTCTTTTAAATGAGAAACTTGAGCAAAGGGTTCGAGAACGTACGCTAGATCTAGAGAACAAGACTCTTGAGCTGATGGAAGAAGTTGCAGAACGAAAGCGTGCAGAAATGCAAATCAGGCAGAGCAGCGAACTACTACGATCACTGCTTGATGGAATTTCAGCTGCATTCATTATCTTAAATTTGGAAAAAAGAACTATCGTTGAAATTAACGGTGTTGCTGAAAACATGTTCGGTCTTTCAAAGAATCAAATTTTAAATAAAAATTGCGACCTCATTTTTAAAGCTCAAGGAAGCCCTCTCGAAATAGTTTGCCCTGATTCCATGGAAGGAGAATCACTATCTGAAACTTATGTTCTCAGTGCTAACGGTACCACCCTTCCAGTTTCGCGACATGTACTTCCAATAACAATAAAAGAAAGACCCCATTTAGCATTAATCCTTTTTGATATAACCGCTCGTAAAAACCTTGAACACAAACTGGCAAGAGCACAAAAGCTTGAATCCATAGGCAGGCTGGCCGCAGGTATTGCACATGAAATTAATACTCCAATCCAGTATATTGGAGATTCAGTTCAGTTTATAAAGGAAGCTTTTGATGACTTTCTGAAATTGTCCGAAATCGAAGAGAAAATAATGGAGTCATGCAGAAAGTTCGAAGACTTCAGCGAAATCATGAAAAAAAGGGATCAAATTGCCGAAGATGAAGATACTGACTTCATCATGGATGAGATACCGGAAGCATGTACAAGAGCACTTGAAGGAGTTGAACGAGTGGCAACCATTGTCAGGGCTATGAAAAACTTCTCTCATCCCGGACAAAGTTCAAAACAACTCACTGACATTAACAAAGCTATAACAACAACTCTGACTGTAGCTCGCAACGAATGGAAATATGCCGCGGAAGTTGACCTTCAACTTGGTGACATCCCAATGGTTATGACTCTTCAAGGAGATATTAACCAAGTACTTCTCAATATGATTGTCAACGCGGCTCACGCTATACGCGATAAACATGAACCACTCGGTAAAAAGGGTGAAATAACAATTGCTACAACTAAAGAAGAGAGCTTCGTTGAAATAAAAATATCCGACAACGGAACAGGTATTTCTCCTGAGATATTAGATAATATTTTTGATCCGTTCTTTACTACCAAAAAAGTAGGAGAAGGAACCGGGCAAGGCCTCGCCATTGTTCATGATATAATCGTGAACAAGCACGGAGGCAGCATAGATGTAGAATCTAAATGGGAAGAAGGAACAACTTTCATCATCACCCTTCCCTTGGCAGAAACCACATAG